The genomic DNA TCCGCGCCGCCATCTTCTGGATCGCCGTGGACAGGTAGTTGCGGACCGTGCCCTGCGAGAGATGGAGCGCGGTGGCGATCTCCGCGTTGGTGGAGCCGTCGGCCGCCGTGCGCAGGACATCGCGTTCGCGTTCGGTCAGTGGGCTCGCCCCGTCGGCGAGCGCCGCCGCCGCCAGCGTCGGGTCGATGACGCGTTCTCCGGCGAGCACCTTGCGTACCGCTTCGGCGAGTTGGGCGGCGGGGGCGTCCTTCACCAGGAAGGCGTCCGCGCCCGACTCCATCGCGCGACGCAGATAGCCGGGGCGGCCGAACGTCGTGACGACGACGACCTTCACGGCCGGGAGTTCGCTCCGCAGAAGTCCTGCCGCCTCAATCCCCGTCATTCCCGGCATCTCAATGTCGAGGAGCGCGACGTCGACGGCGTGCTCGCGGGCCGCGGCGAGCACCTCGTCACCGCGGGCGACCTGGGCCACCACCTCGATGTCGGGTTCCAGACCGAGCAGCGCCGCGAGGGCCTCGCGCACCATGGACTGGTCCTCGGCGAGGAGAAGTCTGATCATGCTCATTCCCCGGATCCTAGGCCGGATCCGAGCGGAACACTGAGGGTGAGGGTGAAGCCTTTACCGGATGCGGAGTTGGTGGGCCGGGTGGTCATCGTGCCGTCGACCGTGGCGAGCCGTTCGGTGATACCGGTGAGGCCGTTGCCCGGCTTCGTACCGGAGCCGCCCCGGCCGTCGTCCGCAACCGTGAGTTCCAGGATCCGGCCGCCCAGCGTCTGGCGTGGGGCGAGGGTGACCGTGCAGCGGCGGGCACCGCTGTGGCGTACGACGTTGGTGACGGCTTCGCGCAGCGCCCAGGCGAGGACTTCCTCGGGCTTCTCGGGGAGTTCGTCGGGGGCATCGGTCGGGACGTCGGCGGTGATGCCGGCGGCGGCGAGTGCGGTACGGGCTCCGGCCAGTTCGCCGGGGAGCGTCGGCCGCCGGTAGCCGGTGACGGCGCTGCGCACGTCCACCAGGGCCTGCCGGCTGACCTGTTCGATGTCGGCGACCTGGAGCGCCGCCTGGTCGGGGTGGTCGGGGAGCATCCGTCCGGCCAGCTCGCTCTTGAGCGTGATCAGGGAGAGCGAGTGGCCGAGCAGGTCGTGCAGATCGCGGGCGAGCCGAAGCCGTTCCTCGTTGGCGGCGAGCTGGGCGACGGTGGCGCGGGCCTCGCGCAGCTCGATGGTCGTA from Streptomyces sp. NBC_01707 includes the following:
- a CDS encoding response regulator transcription factor, yielding MSMIRLLLAEDQSMVREALAALLGLEPDIEVVAQVARGDEVLAAAREHAVDVALLDIEMPGMTGIEAAGLLRSELPAVKVVVVTTFGRPGYLRRAMESGADAFLVKDAPAAQLAEAVRKVLAGERVIDPTLAAAALADGASPLTERERDVLRTAADGSTNAEIATALHLSQGTVRNYLSTAIQKMAARNRAEAVRIASEKGWL
- a CDS encoding sensor histidine kinase encodes the protein MNDDATFVGIGRPPTNRRQVGVKLLWIGIWLAFMSAPVKDLLDGNHTPWATALGALGLAVFVGTYLVLVFRHTSKALDRRRVGTTIAFLGALAVALSLTLGTPWLVLFVYVSVTVGATLPLRTAGWLIPAVTAVLVGIGLTGDHPREIITALVFPALLGGFAMTGVRQMIRTTIELREARATVAQLAANEERLRLARDLHDLLGHSLSLITLKSELAGRMLPDHPDQAALQVADIEQVSRQALVDVRSAVTGYRRPTLPGELAGARTALAAAGITADVPTDAPDELPEKPEEVLAWALREAVTNVVRHSGARRCTVTLAPRQTLGGRILELTVADDGRGGSGTKPGNGLTGITERLATVDGTMTTRPTNSASGKGFTLTLSVPLGSGLGSGE